cataatTACTTGAGTCAGCTATTATCTTCCCATCTGGTGGTAATGTCTTCTTCGCTGTTTGAAGACATGATGACCAGGGACTGTCGTGTGCACCTGCTAAGTGAATATGGTCTGCGATGAAGGTGATGTTACGGAGGCCTAGTGGTTAAAGAGACTGTTCCTTTAACAGGACAACAACGCTTCAAATCCCAGACTTTGAAACTCTACTTAACCTCTTTGAAAGGGGAGGAATCAAAGTGTCACGTTTCTATTGAATTACTCCCTGCATATCTCTAACATGCAGGcctgttcagaatcagaatcagaatcagaaatactttattgatccctgtagggaaactctttgttacagtagcttgcctttacgtcagtgcacacaggagaaagtactagaaaatgatatgatacactataaacactataaacaggtcagaaaataaattaagtatctgTTGGTATGCTCATGAACGTATTGTCTGCCTCCTTCACAGATGCCACCTACTGAAGTCTGCAGCAGCTACAGGAACTGActcaaaatcaatttaaaaaaaaacccaaaacgtGACATGGCGTCTCGCTTCCTCAAATACTCGGTGCTCCTGCAGAAGTATCGGACTCCACTGCTTATTGCGAGCTGTGGCGGGGTCTTCGCAGCCAACGTGTTCTACCATGTTTTCCCTGACAAGTCCTACCGTCAGCTCTATCAGGCCTGGTACAAAGGAGAGCCGGTCACGCTGTCTGAAAAGCTCGAGGATGTTTTCCAgcaggtagtgtgtgtgtgtgtgtgtgtgtgtgtgtgtgtgtgtgtgtgtggcgtgcGTGCAGAAGTTTTATTTGagcttttttcttctctctatGCTCTCTCCCCTCCAAGGTTACATTTAATAGCAATTTTAGTAAACTAAGTTAGATTTGTACAATTACTTGCAGATGAGATAAAAGACCCAAGGACATTACACCAAGATATTCACTTCATTGCCAACtattgaactttttaaaaagcactatATTTGAGCAATAACAGTCAGGGTTATTGGCATTATATGCATGCACAGCCTTTTTACAGTAGTTTTAGTAAGAAGAATAGTTAAAGAAAGATACAGACCATTTTATAAATTACAGCACCCAAGAAGCATAGATTCATAGTTCATGGAGAAGCAATACCGTTAAAGTAGAGTATCACAATGTGCAATGAACAAAAAATGACACATAAAAtccaaatgttaatgttgttgtcaTCTGTAGGTGATGAAAGACTATGGTATCAGCTCACCCAACAATTTCTCTGCCTTCGCCTCCTATGGGTTCCATCCAGTTGGTGCTGGTGTCCCTTGGCTTCCTGCAGGGGCCCAAATTGGCCTCCCAGCAAACTTTAACAGTACGGTCGACGACCCGAGCGGAATCACCAACCGCACCATTTTCATCAATGGCAAAGCGGTGGACTGGAGCAGCGACACGGGCTCTGCTCTAAAGGAGGCACTGGTGTTTTCCCTTGAGGCACAGAAGTTTGCCATAGCGCGAGAAGTGGCCCGCTTGCAGTGCGGAGGACCTGTTGTGAGTGCTGCTGTTGCCCCGTTCTGCCTGGGTGGGGTTTGGGTGTACAGCGTGGTGCTGAAGCAGATGTTTGGGCTCCACACCGGGCCTGCACTGCTTCGCGGGGCTGTGAACGTTGTGGCGTTGGGGCTCGGAGCCGTGTCCTACTTCCTCACCTCGGATGCTGTCAGCCAGTGGATTGACTTGAGCTCAGACCGTCGCGCAGCGGGAGTGTCCCGGGATTATGCCAAAGGAGGGGTAGAGTTTTACGATAAGATTCTGTCCAGAAACAAGACACTGCGCTCCCTGATGGGGCGGAAGGGAGAGGATATGTATGCTCCCAGTGGGAACTTGTTTCCTGCTCACCTCCTTCAGCTGAAACACACATCGTACACATCCAGGAGGGAAGGGATCCTCGCGCTGCTGAAAGACGAGAAAGTTTGAAAAGAAATGGGAGAGGGTTGTGTTGAGAATTAAAATGGTCACTGGGCCTCACCTGAGCCTGTAATGGTTTGCTGTAAGTTGTGCTTTTTTCTGAATAGACTGTTGAAAAATAGAAGGGTGGGAGGATTCCTGAGCTTCTTTTAGCTgcaaaaacccccaaaaaactgGCCAACGTTTTATGAATCTTGAAGTGCGGAACCAGTCAAATTACAAGACAACTTGTAAAGTCCTGGGGTGACTTATTTATCCAACAAAGACTAGATTTAGAGGGTTAATTCTTAATTCAATTAAAGTGTCATTGTTTTTGGCTCTAGATATTACACTTGGAACCTGTTAGGAATGATTAGTGTTGCAAAACACTCAGGTTAACAGGTCTGtttacccaaattacaaaaaaaaaacatatttccttaCATACATTTATTGGTATCTAGCGATGCAGCGCTTTTATTTGCCctggttttgagatatccatctGCAAAATTTCTGCCGCAACCCCATTACAACAAGGGCGAATGGAGTTTTGTTTGCGGTGatcacagcac
This Siniperca chuatsi isolate FFG_IHB_CAS linkage group LG12, ASM2008510v1, whole genome shotgun sequence DNA region includes the following protein-coding sequences:
- the tmem177 gene encoding transmembrane protein 177, translating into MASRFLKYSVLLQKYRTPLLIASCGGVFAANVFYHVFPDKSYRQLYQAWYKGEPVTLSEKLEDVFQQVMKDYGISSPNNFSAFASYGFHPVGAGVPWLPAGAQIGLPANFNSTVDDPSGITNRTIFINGKAVDWSSDTGSALKEALVFSLEAQKFAIAREVARLQCGGPVVSAAVAPFCLGGVWVYSVVLKQMFGLHTGPALLRGAVNVVALGLGAVSYFLTSDAVSQWIDLSSDRRAAGVSRDYAKGGVEFYDKILSRNKTLRSLMGRKGEDMYAPSGNLFPAHLLQLKHTSYTSRREGILALLKDEKV